One Nocardioidaceae bacterium SCSIO 66511 genomic window carries:
- a CDS encoding TetR/AcrR family transcriptional regulator, giving the protein MSRQSRPKVLPSGEPRPRYDAAKLLDVAARVFTEHGYDGTSMEDLSRASGLSKSSLYHHVSSKEELLRRALEHAVDPLFAIIDEPDASQGRAVDRLEYVIARAVQVLTERLPYVTLLLRVHGNTDTERWALDRRRDFDKVIARLVRDAISDGDLRSDLDAATTARLLLGLVNSLIEWYRPKSRRAESVDRLAAHITTLAFDGLRT; this is encoded by the coding sequence ATGAGTAGACAATCGCGGCCGAAGGTCCTCCCGTCGGGCGAGCCGCGCCCGCGGTACGACGCAGCCAAGCTGCTCGACGTCGCAGCCCGGGTGTTCACCGAGCACGGCTACGACGGCACCAGCATGGAGGATCTCTCCCGCGCATCCGGGCTCTCCAAATCGTCGTTGTACCACCACGTCTCCAGTAAGGAGGAGCTCCTGCGGCGGGCGCTGGAGCATGCGGTCGATCCGCTGTTCGCGATCATCGACGAGCCGGACGCCAGCCAGGGTCGCGCGGTCGACCGGCTCGAGTACGTGATCGCCCGTGCCGTCCAGGTCCTCACCGAACGCCTCCCGTACGTCACCTTGCTGCTGCGCGTACACGGCAACACAGACACCGAACGCTGGGCGCTCGACCGCCGTCGGGATTTTGACAAAGTGATCGCCCGGCTCGTCCGCGATGCGATCAGCGACGGCGATCTGCGATCCGATCTCGATGCCGCGACGACGGCGCGCCTACTTCTCGGCCTGGTCAACTCGCTGATCGAGTGGTACCGCCCCAAGTCCCGGCGAGCGGAGTCGGTCGACCGACTGGCCGCACACATCACAACGCTCGCCTTCGATGGCCTGCGTACCTGA
- a CDS encoding DeoR/GlpR family DNA-binding transcription regulator codes for MNSTRHAQILERLRTTDRVEVRELADLLDTSEVTVRRDLDELAAAGVLRRVRGGAISTLMRGEEPPYAMREAEAGAAKQRIAAAAAELIRDGETIVVDSGTTGVAAARAIAGRRVTAMPLSLHAVNELVSGQAIDLLLPGGAVRPGELSVTGPLAEQSLAALRFDTMLLTCCGLSTHTGATAHDVADAAVKRAAIESSARTVALVDGGKFARTAMAVVASVSEIDVVVTDATAPSDELDRIRAAGVEVISV; via the coding sequence ATGAACTCGACCCGCCACGCGCAGATCCTGGAGCGGCTGCGCACTACGGACAGGGTCGAGGTACGCGAGCTCGCAGACCTGCTGGATACCTCGGAGGTGACCGTCCGCCGCGACCTAGACGAGCTTGCCGCGGCCGGCGTTCTCCGGCGCGTACGCGGTGGAGCGATCAGCACGCTCATGCGCGGTGAGGAGCCACCGTACGCGATGCGCGAGGCCGAGGCGGGCGCGGCAAAGCAGCGCATCGCCGCCGCGGCCGCCGAGCTGATCCGCGATGGCGAGACGATCGTCGTCGACAGCGGCACAACCGGTGTCGCGGCCGCGAGAGCGATTGCAGGCCGAAGAGTGACGGCGATGCCCCTGTCACTGCACGCGGTCAACGAGCTCGTGAGCGGACAAGCCATCGACCTACTACTTCCTGGCGGCGCCGTGCGACCCGGCGAGCTTTCGGTCACCGGTCCGCTCGCCGAGCAAAGCCTTGCTGCGTTGCGTTTCGACACCATGCTCCTGACCTGCTGCGGACTCTCGACCCACACCGGCGCGACGGCGCACGACGTCGCCGACGCGGCGGTGAAGCGGGCCGCCATCGAGTCGTCAGCACGCACCGTTGCCCTCGTCGACGGCGGCAAGTTCGCGCGTACGGCGATGGCGGTCGTCGCCTCGGTGAGCGAGATCGATGTCGTCGTCACAGACGCGACCGCGCCGAGCGACGAACTCGACCGGATCCGCGCGGCCGGTGTCGAGGTGATCAGTGTCTGA
- a CDS encoding SRPBCC domain-containing protein, whose protein sequence is MSDPNAVPDLDPTLDLTITRVIRAPREAIWKAWTQPDLLARWWTPAPTVARVSRLDAQPGGAFVTELSEDGIEYVPHTDATYLLVEANRRLVFTNAVTSRWRPAPPAPVSMTAEIRLDDHPDGTDYRAIVRHASPADRARHEELGFFDGWGSVTEALATLVESEVRA, encoded by the coding sequence GTGAGCGACCCAAACGCCGTACCCGATCTCGACCCGACGCTCGACCTCACGATCACGCGAGTGATCCGCGCACCACGCGAGGCGATCTGGAAGGCCTGGACCCAGCCGGACCTCCTGGCCCGATGGTGGACGCCTGCGCCGACGGTCGCGCGCGTCTCGCGACTGGATGCGCAGCCCGGTGGCGCATTCGTCACCGAGCTCAGCGAGGACGGCATCGAGTACGTACCGCACACGGACGCGACGTACCTGCTCGTCGAGGCGAACCGCCGATTGGTGTTCACGAACGCAGTCACCAGCCGATGGCGCCCGGCTCCGCCGGCTCCGGTGTCCATGACCGCCGAGATCCGGCTCGACGACCACCCGGACGGCACGGACTACCGCGCAATCGTGCGGCACGCGAGCCCGGCCGATCGGGCGCGCCATGAGGAGCTCGGGTTCTTCGACGGCTGGGGATCGGTCACCGAGGCGCTGGCGACGCTCGTCGAGAGTGAGGTACGCGCATGA
- a CDS encoding dihydrofolate reductase family protein, with product MKVTVTQFVSLDGVSQGPGSADEDVSDGFRFGGWFVPHLDDAFVQRASAWLDLADGLLLGRRTYEAFARDWPQITDPEDPFTERMNALPKYVVSNTMTAGDWSPTTVLPGDPVESVAALKSEPGRELQIHGSSRLAGALLPAGIVDTLRLVVAPVVVGSGRRLFTRPDTATGLHLVEHAVTPGGLVLLEYEVLEQPTLADYQGVTALA from the coding sequence ATGAAGGTCACTGTGACGCAGTTCGTCTCGCTCGACGGTGTGAGCCAAGGCCCTGGGTCCGCCGACGAGGACGTCAGCGACGGCTTCCGCTTCGGTGGCTGGTTCGTACCGCATCTCGACGACGCCTTCGTGCAACGCGCATCGGCGTGGCTTGACCTCGCCGACGGGCTGCTCCTCGGCCGGCGTACGTACGAGGCGTTCGCCCGCGACTGGCCGCAGATCACCGACCCCGAGGATCCGTTCACCGAGCGCATGAACGCTCTACCGAAGTACGTCGTCTCCAACACGATGACCGCCGGTGACTGGTCACCGACGACGGTCCTGCCCGGCGACCCGGTCGAGTCGGTTGCCGCGCTCAAATCCGAACCCGGCAGGGAGCTGCAGATCCACGGCAGCTCACGCCTGGCGGGCGCTCTGCTGCCCGCGGGCATTGTCGACACGTTGCGGCTCGTGGTCGCACCGGTCGTCGTGGGCAGCGGCCGACGCCTCTTCACCCGTCCCGACACCGCCACTGGTCTGCACCTGGTCGAGCACGCGGTCACGCCCGGCGGACTCGTGTTGCTCGAATACGAGGTACTCGAGCAACCGACGCTCGCCGACTACCAAGGCGTCACGGCATTGGCTTGA
- a CDS encoding Bax inhibitor-1/YccA family protein, which yields MQSNNPVFARSDGFNGTATQQSAGYTDPSSWSIDLGDHGSPQVTPRMTVETVVQRTAITLALVALSAFATWLFIGPLVDGATVDQDAVNLTYTLAFVGAIAGFGLAMVNSFKRVVSPGLVIAYAIVEGVFIGALSKTIVSFIGGDTSIVAQAVLGTIAAFAGTLTVYKVFNIKVTDKFRRGVMAALFGFVAVALLNFVLSFFGADFGFRDFSMFGLLVSCVAVVIGVLCLILDFDFVERGVAAGLPERESWRAAFGLTVTLVWIYIEMLRIAAIFASGD from the coding sequence ATGCAGAGCAACAACCCGGTATTCGCACGGAGCGACGGGTTCAACGGCACAGCGACCCAGCAGTCGGCCGGATACACCGACCCGTCCAGCTGGTCGATCGACCTCGGCGACCACGGCAGTCCGCAGGTCACGCCGCGGATGACCGTCGAGACCGTCGTACAGCGCACCGCGATCACGTTGGCGCTGGTCGCGTTGTCGGCGTTCGCCACCTGGCTGTTCATCGGCCCGCTGGTCGACGGCGCGACTGTCGACCAGGACGCGGTCAACCTCACCTACACGCTCGCGTTCGTCGGGGCCATCGCCGGCTTCGGTCTCGCGATGGTGAACTCGTTCAAGCGAGTCGTCAGCCCCGGCCTGGTCATTGCGTACGCGATCGTCGAGGGCGTCTTCATCGGCGCGCTCTCGAAGACGATCGTCTCGTTCATCGGCGGCGACACCTCGATCGTGGCGCAGGCCGTGCTCGGTACGATCGCCGCCTTCGCCGGCACGCTCACCGTGTACAAGGTCTTCAACATCAAGGTGACCGACAAGTTCCGTCGTGGCGTCATGGCAGCACTGTTCGGATTCGTCGCCGTCGCCCTGTTGAACTTCGTGCTCAGCTTCTTCGGCGCCGACTTCGGCTTCCGCGACTTCAGCATGTTCGGCCTGCTGGTCAGCTGCGTGGCCGTCGTGATCGGCGTCCTCTGCCTGATCCTCGACTTCGATTTCGTCGAGCGCGGCGTCGCCGCGGGGCTACCGGAGCGCGAGTCGTGGCGAGCGGCGTTCGGCCTCACCGTGACCCTCGTGTGGATCTACATCGAGATGCTGCGCATCGCGGCGATCTTCGCCAGTGGCGACTGA
- a CDS encoding LLM class F420-dependent oxidoreductase, whose protein sequence is MDLRIFTEPQQGATYDDLLRVAQATESLGFDAFFRSDHYLGMGTEGLPGPTDAWTTLAGLARDTSTVRLGTLMTSATFRLPGPLAIAVAQIDQMSGGRVELGIGAGWFAEEHRAYAIPFPDVRERFDRLEESLAVITGLWETPLGERFAYAGEHYQVEDSPALPKPVQSPRPPVLIGGNGAKRTPALAARYADEFNLPFGSLDDARTQFERVRTACAAVGRDADSLTYSNALVVCCGADDVEVRRRADRIGRDPEELHRNGLAGTPGEVAQRIAEFADAGSQRIYLQVLDLEDLDHLHLIADEVVPQLPQPV, encoded by the coding sequence ATGGACCTACGAATCTTCACCGAGCCACAGCAGGGTGCGACCTACGACGATCTGCTCCGGGTGGCGCAGGCAACCGAGTCCCTCGGATTCGATGCGTTCTTCCGCTCCGACCACTACCTGGGCATGGGCACCGAGGGCCTCCCCGGTCCGACCGATGCGTGGACGACGCTCGCGGGGCTGGCCCGCGACACATCGACCGTCCGACTCGGCACCCTGATGACCTCGGCGACGTTCCGCCTACCGGGGCCGCTCGCGATCGCCGTGGCCCAGATCGACCAGATGAGTGGTGGCCGGGTCGAGCTCGGCATCGGTGCCGGGTGGTTCGCCGAGGAGCACCGCGCGTACGCGATCCCGTTTCCCGACGTACGAGAGCGCTTCGATCGGCTGGAGGAGTCGCTCGCGGTGATCACCGGGTTGTGGGAGACCCCGCTGGGCGAGCGGTTCGCGTACGCCGGGGAGCACTACCAGGTCGAGGACTCACCCGCTCTGCCCAAGCCCGTTCAGTCGCCACGCCCGCCGGTGCTCATCGGCGGCAACGGCGCCAAGCGTACGCCCGCGCTCGCGGCCCGATACGCCGACGAGTTCAACCTGCCGTTCGGCTCGCTCGACGACGCCCGCACCCAGTTCGAGCGGGTACGTACCGCATGCGCGGCCGTCGGACGCGACGCAGACTCCCTCACGTACTCGAACGCACTTGTCGTGTGCTGCGGTGCCGACGACGTCGAGGTGCGACGTCGTGCCGACCGGATCGGGCGCGATCCGGAGGAGCTGCATCGCAACGGACTCGCGGGTACGCCGGGCGAAGTCGCGCAGCGGATCGCAGAGTTCGCGGACGCCGGGTCGCAGCGCATCTACCTGCAGGTGCTCGATCTCGAGGATCTCGACCACCTTCACCTGATCGCCGACGAGGTCGTGCCGCAACTGCCTCAACCCGTGTGA
- a CDS encoding SGNH/GDSL hydrolase family protein, producing the protein MQTNRAARRLALAAAYGGGSVGLLGGALWGVMKTEAGLARRTIGDANGKPPSGDGVYGRELAGDVLGFAMLGDSAAAGYGVSNGLDTPAALIGDALSGLCGRPVRAVCHAFVGAQTSDLDGQIDRALTYRPDVAAIVVGTNDVTHSVLPSESVRRLGEAVRRLREAGCEVVVGTCPDLGTIKPIRQPLRSFARMWSRHLAARQAVEVVESGGRSVSLGSLLGRDFEQAPQVFFSDDKFHPSETGYASMVAVMFPAIARASGHEIADDDAVAHTPSRVLSVGSAARQAAQHSGTEMSRVPSGTKRWHSGRSAVIRRIRR; encoded by the coding sequence ATGCAGACCAATCGAGCAGCCCGCCGACTCGCACTCGCCGCCGCCTACGGCGGCGGGAGTGTCGGCCTGCTCGGTGGCGCCCTCTGGGGAGTGATGAAGACCGAGGCGGGTCTCGCCCGTCGTACGATCGGCGACGCCAACGGCAAGCCACCATCCGGTGACGGCGTCTACGGCCGCGAGCTCGCCGGCGACGTCCTTGGGTTCGCCATGCTGGGTGACTCCGCAGCCGCCGGATATGGAGTCAGCAACGGGCTCGATACACCCGCGGCCCTGATCGGCGACGCGCTCTCGGGTCTGTGCGGCAGACCCGTACGCGCGGTGTGCCATGCGTTCGTCGGCGCACAGACGTCCGATCTCGACGGCCAGATCGATCGCGCACTCACGTACCGACCCGATGTCGCGGCGATCGTGGTCGGCACCAATGACGTCACACATTCGGTGTTGCCCTCGGAGTCGGTTCGCCGACTCGGCGAGGCGGTTCGCCGGTTGCGCGAGGCGGGCTGCGAAGTCGTCGTCGGGACGTGCCCCGACCTGGGCACCATCAAGCCGATCCGGCAGCCGCTGCGCTCGTTCGCACGGATGTGGAGTCGCCATTTGGCGGCCCGCCAGGCGGTCGAGGTCGTCGAGTCGGGCGGTCGATCCGTGTCGCTCGGAAGCCTGCTCGGCCGCGATTTCGAACAAGCACCGCAGGTGTTCTTCAGCGATGACAAGTTCCATCCGTCCGAGACCGGTTACGCGAGCATGGTTGCGGTGATGTTCCCGGCGATCGCACGAGCGAGCGGTCACGAGATCGCAGACGACGACGCGGTGGCCCACACGCCGAGCCGAGTGCTGTCGGTTGGGTCCGCTGCCCGCCAGGCCGCACAGCATTCGGGCACCGAGATGTCCCGCGTACCTTCCGGCACGAAGCGCTGGCACAGCGGGCGGTCGGCGGTGATCAGACGTATTCGTCGCTGA
- the paaN gene encoding phenylacetic acid degradation protein PaaN, which produces MNSAPADIDALVAKHADLLENAQHAARTREYFSAFPESPSPRVYGDEAAAAGEDAFRAALGSTFELGQPTDGTLVGSEASPYGLDLGVQYERASVDQLVEASQNAKYAWRSATPEQRASVCTEILTRINHRSFELAHAVMHTSGQAFVMAFQAGGPNAQDRGLEAVAYALTEQTRHAATVLWEKPQGKRPPLRMQKEFTPVARGIGLVVCCNTFPTWNAYPGLFASLATGNTVIVKPHPHAVLPLAITVSIARDVLSEYGFDPNVVLLAPEDDGDHLAADLALDPHIGIVDFTGSTAFGEWLERNARQALVYTEKAGVNSVIFESTDSYRAALGNLAFTLSLYSGQMCTTTQNILVPAAGISTDEGTKTRAEFAVDLGEALDQLLGDDEKAAGLLGGIVSDDVAKRLNAAAASPDLAIANRPVKVDQWPDARIYTPVVLLAKTSDDHTYTQECFGPVSFLVETADRDEAVTVLADLTKEQGALTAGVYSTDEAYLQRVREAALDAGVALSENLTGGVFVNQTAAFSDFHATGANPAANATYVDGHFVAGRFRFIGTRRHAPNE; this is translated from the coding sequence ATGAACTCCGCTCCCGCCGATATCGACGCCCTCGTTGCCAAGCATGCAGATCTCCTCGAGAACGCCCAGCACGCGGCGCGCACGCGCGAGTATTTCTCTGCGTTCCCGGAGTCGCCGAGCCCGCGCGTCTACGGAGACGAAGCCGCGGCAGCCGGCGAGGACGCGTTCCGCGCCGCGCTGGGTTCGACCTTCGAGCTCGGCCAGCCGACCGACGGCACGCTGGTGGGCAGTGAGGCATCACCGTACGGCCTCGACCTCGGCGTGCAGTACGAACGCGCGAGCGTCGACCAGCTCGTCGAGGCGTCGCAGAATGCCAAGTACGCCTGGCGTTCGGCAACACCGGAGCAGCGCGCTTCGGTGTGCACCGAGATCCTGACCCGCATCAACCACCGCAGCTTCGAGCTTGCCCATGCAGTCATGCACACGTCGGGGCAGGCGTTCGTGATGGCATTCCAGGCCGGCGGGCCCAACGCTCAGGACCGCGGCCTCGAGGCGGTCGCGTACGCGCTCACTGAGCAGACGAGGCACGCGGCCACGGTTCTGTGGGAGAAGCCGCAGGGCAAGCGTCCGCCGCTGCGGATGCAGAAGGAGTTCACCCCGGTCGCACGCGGAATCGGCCTGGTGGTCTGCTGCAACACGTTCCCGACGTGGAACGCGTACCCGGGTCTCTTCGCCAGCCTGGCGACCGGCAACACCGTGATCGTGAAGCCGCACCCACACGCCGTACTACCGCTCGCGATCACGGTTTCGATCGCCCGTGACGTGCTGTCGGAGTACGGCTTCGACCCGAATGTCGTACTCCTCGCACCCGAGGACGACGGTGACCATCTCGCCGCCGACCTCGCGCTCGACCCGCATATCGGGATCGTCGACTTCACCGGATCCACGGCGTTCGGCGAGTGGCTCGAACGCAACGCCCGGCAGGCGCTCGTCTACACGGAGAAGGCCGGGGTCAACTCGGTCATCTTCGAGTCCACCGATTCGTACCGGGCTGCACTCGGCAACCTCGCTTTCACCCTGAGCCTCTACTCGGGCCAGATGTGCACCACGACGCAGAACATCCTCGTCCCCGCCGCGGGCATCTCGACCGACGAGGGTACGAAAACCCGCGCCGAGTTCGCCGTCGACCTCGGCGAGGCGCTCGACCAATTGCTGGGCGACGACGAGAAGGCCGCCGGCCTGCTCGGCGGCATCGTGAGCGATGACGTCGCCAAGCGACTGAACGCCGCCGCCGCGAGCCCCGACCTGGCGATCGCGAACCGTCCGGTCAAGGTCGACCAGTGGCCTGATGCCCGGATCTACACGCCGGTCGTACTCCTCGCGAAGACCTCCGACGACCATACGTACACCCAGGAGTGCTTCGGGCCAGTGTCGTTTCTGGTCGAGACGGCCGACCGTGACGAAGCCGTAACAGTCCTCGCCGACCTGACGAAGGAGCAAGGAGCCCTGACCGCGGGCGTCTACTCGACCGACGAGGCGTACCTCCAGCGTGTACGCGAGGCGGCGCTCGACGCGGGCGTCGCATTGTCGGAGAACCTCACCGGTGGAGTGTTCGTCAACCAGACGGCGGCGTTCTCCGACTTCCACGCGACAGGCGCGAACCCCGCCGCCAATGCGACGTACGTCGACGGTCACTTCGTCGCCGGGCGCTTCCGCTTCATCGGGACCCGGCGGCACGCGCCGAATGAGTAG
- a CDS encoding metalloregulator ArsR/SmtB family transcription factor → MAQCLTELDDVLTALADPTRRAVVQRLGRSPATVGELAEPFAMTLPSFMKHVRTLEASGLIRTTKSGRVRTCLLNRERLTIVDAWLVEQRQIWEERTDRLERLVTTETKEPQ, encoded by the coding sequence ATGGCACAGTGTTTGACCGAACTGGACGATGTGCTCACCGCGCTCGCCGATCCGACCCGTCGGGCGGTCGTGCAGCGACTCGGCCGAAGCCCGGCCACCGTCGGGGAGCTCGCAGAGCCGTTCGCCATGACCCTGCCCTCGTTCATGAAACACGTTCGCACGCTCGAAGCGAGCGGTCTGATCCGTACTACGAAGTCCGGGCGAGTACGAACCTGCCTGCTCAACCGCGAGCGTCTCACGATCGTCGATGCCTGGCTTGTCGAGCAACGACAGATCTGGGAAGAACGCACCGACCGTCTCGAACGCCTCGTCACCACCGAAACCAAGGAGCCGCAGTGA
- a CDS encoding LysR family transcriptional regulator ArgP: MTWDRHQLAALAAVVRTGSFDAAARELHVTPSAVSQRIKALENASGQILVRRGRPSTATEAGHVLIRLGEQTELLEREAAAELRGADDVRVRLPVAVNADSLSAWFLPVLAAVAAKHAVVFDVHKEDEGESAELLRNGSVMAAVTAEPAPVQGCASVPLGSMRYLPMASQGFVDRYLDGPLGATLAHAPMLNFNRSDGLQQRYLRTITRRVASPPIHFIPSSAAFNEAVRLGLGWGLVPEQDLRPDEASRPDGLVRLDDQHVDVPLYWQHWRLESLLLRTLTDEVREHAAVALNDT; encoded by the coding sequence ATGACCTGGGATCGCCATCAACTGGCCGCGCTCGCTGCGGTCGTACGTACGGGCAGCTTCGACGCGGCAGCCCGTGAGCTGCATGTGACCCCTTCGGCGGTCAGCCAACGGATCAAGGCATTGGAGAACGCGTCCGGGCAGATCCTGGTGCGGCGCGGTCGTCCGTCCACGGCAACCGAGGCGGGACACGTTCTCATCCGACTCGGAGAGCAGACCGAGCTGCTCGAGCGGGAGGCCGCCGCCGAGCTGCGCGGCGCCGATGACGTACGCGTGCGTCTGCCGGTCGCAGTCAACGCCGACTCCCTGTCCGCTTGGTTCCTGCCGGTGCTCGCGGCCGTCGCAGCGAAGCACGCCGTCGTCTTCGACGTACACAAGGAGGACGAAGGCGAGTCTGCCGAGCTGCTGCGCAACGGGTCCGTGATGGCCGCGGTGACCGCCGAGCCAGCACCGGTGCAAGGGTGCGCTTCCGTACCTCTCGGCTCGATGCGGTACCTGCCGATGGCCTCACAAGGGTTCGTCGACCGCTATCTCGATGGGCCGCTCGGCGCCACCTTGGCGCACGCACCGATGCTGAACTTCAATCGCTCGGATGGCTTGCAGCAAAGGTACCTGCGTACGATCACCCGCCGCGTTGCGAGCCCGCCGATCCATTTCATCCCGTCATCGGCGGCGTTCAACGAGGCGGTCCGCCTAGGTCTCGGATGGGGCCTCGTGCCCGAGCAGGATCTCCGGCCCGACGAGGCGAGTCGACCCGACGGCCTCGTACGCCTCGACGACCAGCATGTCGACGTACCCCTCTATTGGCAGCACTGGCGACTCGAATCGCTGTTGCTGCGCACGCTCACCGACGAGGTACGTGAGCATGCCGCCGTTGCCCTTAATGACACTTAG
- a CDS encoding LysE/ArgO family amino acid transporter — translation MLLPLVIGFATSAGLIIAIGAQNAFVLRQGLRREYVAAVVIVCAAADMILISAGIAGLGEPLRAHPGLIDAVRYVGAAFLLAYGLLAARRALRPGELVAAGGPRDSLRAVVLTCLGLTFLNPHVYVDTVLMLGSIANQYQSGEQWWFGAGAIAASLTWFVSLGWGARLLGPLFSRPRAWRVLDAGIAAVMFGLGGWLVVGGPAA, via the coding sequence GTGCTCCTACCCCTCGTCATCGGGTTCGCCACGTCGGCCGGTCTGATCATCGCGATCGGCGCCCAGAACGCGTTCGTCCTTCGCCAAGGGCTACGGCGCGAGTACGTGGCGGCCGTCGTGATCGTCTGCGCCGCCGCGGACATGATTCTGATCAGCGCGGGGATCGCCGGTCTCGGTGAACCGTTACGCGCGCATCCGGGACTGATCGACGCGGTCCGCTACGTCGGTGCAGCGTTCCTGTTGGCGTACGGGCTGCTTGCGGCGCGACGCGCACTGCGCCCGGGAGAACTGGTGGCCGCCGGGGGTCCGCGCGACTCGCTTCGCGCAGTGGTGTTGACCTGCCTCGGGCTGACCTTCCTCAATCCGCACGTCTACGTGGACACTGTGCTGATGCTCGGATCGATCGCCAACCAGTACCAGTCCGGTGAGCAGTGGTGGTTCGGCGCGGGCGCGATTGCGGCGAGCCTGACCTGGTTCGTCTCGCTCGGCTGGGGTGCGCGGCTGCTCGGGCCGCTGTTCTCGCGCCCGCGCGCCTGGCGGGTACTCGACGCCGGGATCGCGGCGGTCATGTTCGGGCTCGGCGGCTGGCTCGTCGTCGGTGGTCCGGCCGCCTGA
- a CDS encoding cystathionine beta-synthase, whose translation MDYVDSLLDLIGDTPLVRLNQSTRGAPGTILAKVEYLNPGGSVKDRIATRMVEAAEQDGSLKPGGTIVEPTSGNTGVGLAMVAQQKGYHCIFVCPDKVSEDKRNVLKAYGADVVVCPTAVPPEHPDSYYSVSDRLVAETEGAWKPDQYSNPNNPRSHYETTGPEIWEQTEGRITHFVAGIGTGGTVSGTGKYLKEKSDGRVQIVGADPHGSVYSGGTGRPYLVEGVGEDFWPTTYDRDICDRIIEISDKDSFLTTRQLAREEAMLVGGSGGMAVAAAVRLAEDLQDPDAVIVVLLPDGGRGYLTKVFDDEWLGRYGFLPKGQERTIGEVLRGKDGSLPDLVHTHPHETIAEAVATLREYDVSQIPVLNAEPPIMAAEVSGAVSERELMEDIFAGKAQLADTVEMHLGPPLPTIGASEPIAEAVSALESADAVLVHEDGMPVGVLTRHDLLGFISQG comes from the coding sequence GTGGACTACGTTGACTCGCTACTCGACCTCATCGGTGACACCCCGCTCGTCCGGTTGAACCAATCGACGCGCGGAGCGCCCGGCACGATTCTCGCGAAAGTCGAGTACCTCAATCCAGGCGGCAGCGTCAAGGATCGCATCGCGACCCGGATGGTCGAGGCCGCCGAACAGGACGGCTCGCTGAAACCCGGCGGCACGATCGTCGAACCGACCAGCGGCAACACCGGCGTCGGGCTCGCGATGGTCGCGCAGCAGAAGGGTTACCACTGCATCTTCGTGTGCCCCGACAAAGTCAGTGAAGACAAGCGCAACGTGCTCAAGGCCTACGGCGCTGACGTCGTCGTGTGCCCGACCGCGGTGCCGCCCGAGCATCCGGACTCCTACTACAGCGTCTCCGATCGGCTCGTCGCGGAGACCGAAGGCGCGTGGAAGCCGGACCAGTACTCGAACCCGAACAACCCGCGTTCGCACTACGAGACCACCGGCCCGGAGATCTGGGAGCAGACCGAGGGGCGCATCACCCACTTCGTTGCCGGTATCGGCACCGGCGGCACCGTGAGCGGCACCGGCAAGTACTTGAAGGAGAAGAGCGACGGTCGGGTCCAGATCGTCGGCGCCGACCCGCACGGGTCGGTGTACTCCGGCGGCACCGGCCGCCCGTACCTGGTCGAAGGCGTTGGCGAGGACTTCTGGCCGACGACCTACGATCGCGATATCTGTGACCGGATCATCGAGATCAGCGATAAGGACTCGTTCCTGACCACCCGTCAGCTCGCCCGCGAGGAAGCGATGTTGGTCGGTGGCTCGGGCGGCATGGCCGTCGCTGCGGCCGTACGTCTGGCCGAGGATCTGCAGGATCCCGACGCGGTGATCGTCGTGTTGCTGCCCGATGGCGGTCGCGGCTACCTCACCAAGGTGTTCGACGACGAGTGGCTCGGACGCTACGGCTTCTTGCCCAAGGGCCAGGAGCGTACGATCGGCGAAGTGCTGCGAGGTAAGGACGGGTCGCTGCCCGATCTGGTCCACACCCACCCGCACGAGACGATCGCCGAGGCCGTCGCCACGCTACGCGAGTACGACGTGTCGCAGATCCCGGTGCTGAATGCTGAGCCGCCGATCATGGCCGCCGAAGTATCCGGCGCGGTGAGCGAGCGCGAGCTGATGGAGGACATCTTCGCCGGGAAGGCTCAGCTCGCCGACACGGTCGAGATGCACCTCGGTCCGCCGTTGCCGACCATCGGTGCGAGTGAGCCGATCGCGGAGGCAGTATCGGCGCTGGAGTCGGCCGACGCCGTACTGGTTCACGAGGACGGTATGCCGGTGGGCGTACTCACCCGACACGATCTGCTCGGTTTCATCAGTCAGGGCTGA